TTGGTCGCGGTGTTTCTCTGGCTGGCGGTCAATGATCGGGACCTGCTCGGAGAACGGGGAGCCAACTCGCGCCCCCAGAACCTGATCATGGGCACCGTCGTGCTGGTTTGCGCCATCCTCGGGGTGCGGGGTGTGGTCGCGGCGGTGATCGGCGCAATGAGGTTTTTGGCGGGAGGATGACGTGCGAAAACGACTGTTGGCCGTTGTGGCTGTTGGTTTGTTTTTATCGCTGTCGATTGCGGCCGGTGGGTCCGAATCCGCGGAGAAGGCCGTCAATCGGGTCCTGGATTCCCTGCACGAGGCCGCCTCGGACGCGAACGGCGAACTCTACTTCGGCCTCTTCGACGAGGACGCGGTATTCATGGGCACCGATGCCACCGAGCGATGGTCGATGGACGAGTTCAGGGCCTTCGCCGAGCCGCACTTCTCGCAGGGCCGGGGATGGACTTACACGGTGACCGAGCGCCACGTCTACGTGGCCGTAAGTGGTGCGACGGCCTGGTTCGACGAAGTGTTGAGGAACGACCACTACGGAACCTGTCGCGGCACCGGCGTCCTGCTGCTGACCGACGAGGGTTGGCGCATCGCCCAGTACAACCTGACCATTCCGATTCCGAACGACCTGGCCGGCGAGTTCACAGCTCGCATCAGAGAGTTCGAGGATGCAGCGCGCTAATCGGAGATTCTCTCCAGAGAATACAGCGTGTTGAACAACAACTTG
The DNA window shown above is from Acidobacteriota bacterium and carries:
- a CDS encoding nuclear transport factor 2 family protein, whose translation is MRKRLLAVVAVGLFLSLSIAAGGSESAEKAVNRVLDSLHEAASDANGELYFGLFDEDAVFMGTDATERWSMDEFRAFAEPHFSQGRGWTYTVTERHVYVAVSGATAWFDEVLRNDHYGTCRGTGVLLLTDEGWRIAQYNLTIPIPNDLAGEFTARIREFEDAAR